The Collinsella aerofaciens genomic interval GCTGCGACGAGATCTTCGATGCGAGTCCCTACGTCGAGCGCATGCTCGCAGGCATGGCGGGGTTCGAGATCCGCAGCGAGAATGTCCCCCGATGCCCGCACTGCGGTTGGCAGCTTGTGCCGTGGGTGCGCGACGACACGTTTTTGCAGGGCACGGCATGGCGCAAGGGCCTCGAACGATATGAGCACTTCGCGCGCGAGCGTGGTAGTAGCCGCGTGCTGTTGCTGGAGCTCGGCGTGGGCGAGATGACCCCCGGCATCATCACGCTCCCGTTCTGGAGCATGACCGCAAAGCTACCGGATGCGCACCTACTGAGCGTAAACATCTCGGGCGACTCGGCCCCGTTGCAGCTCGGAAACAAGGCGGAGGCGATTCGGGCCGATTTGCGCACGCTGCTCGCGGCGGCGCGGGTGACGAAGGTATTTAAGCCTCCTTGTCAGTCGCTGTAAGGTATTCCTCGTCGTCCACGGGCTCCAACCACTCGTTGGAGGTCTCCTCACCCGGAACCTCCAGCGCGAGATGGGAGAACCAGCTGTCGGGCGCGGCTCCGT includes:
- a CDS encoding NAD-dependent protein deacetylase, SIR2 family → MRLRSLIDDADAIIVGIGSGMSSAAGFNHYNHAGMTCAGMADWQKAFGFKSLFDGFYHLYPSLEQQWAYYARYIDFMLREPASQPYLDLRSLIGHKDYFILSTNVDTQVEKTFPAERTCNYQGSFAHLQCKQPCCDEIFDASPYVERMLAGMAGFEIRSENVPRCPHCGWQLVPWVRDDTFLQGTAWRKGLERYEHFARERGSSRVLLLELGVGEMTPGIITLPFWSMTAKLPDAHLLSVNISGDSAPLQLGNKAEAIRADLRTLLAAARVTKVFKPPCQSL